In Helicobacter pylori Shi112, the genomic window GAGTTGTTTTAAGCGCGCTTTAGCGCTAGAGGCTTTAGATTGGTTTAAAAAATCCTGTGAATGGATAATTTGGCGTTGCAAATTACTCATATCCACCACATCAAAATCTACAATACCGATTTTTCCTATCCCAGCAGCGCACAAATATATCAAAACCGCCGATCCAAGACCCCCAGCCCCAACGACTAAAACGCTAGATTTTAAAAGCTTCAATTGGCCTTCTTCGCCCACATCTTCTAGCATGATATGGCGCAAATAACGCTCCTTTTCTAGCCGGCTTAACAATTAAGCCATCCTTGAAACCCAAATTTTAGAATGCTCTCTTTCAGCAAAAAAACTTGTCTTATCCCCATGCCCTGGATAAATCTCTATGTCTTTAGGGAAATCTAAATTTTGAAACCTTAACAGGGACTCTTTCATGTCTTTTTCATTAGAATAAGGGAAATCATAACGGCCAATGCTGCGATAAAAAATAAAATCCCCGCTAAAAATCACCCCTTCTATTTCTATGATAGAGCAGCCGGGCGTGTGTCCGGGAAAATGCCAATATTTAATGGTGGTGTTTTCTATCTCTAAAGTGGTGCAACCCTTATTGCAAGGCACGCTGAAATTGGGGCTAAAAACCGGCATGCCCAAATGGAAAATATCATTTTCTAGCATGAACACATCGTCTTTGGGGGCGTAAATGGGGGTGTTTTTAAGGAGTTTTGACAATTGAGCGCTATCCCATACATGATCATAATGCCCATGCGTGATTAAAATCGCCTTAGGGTTTTTAGCGTTTTCTAACACCCATTCGCTACTAGAAAATCCGGGATCAATAATAAAATCTATCCCACTAGAAAGCTTCACAATATAAGCGTTTTCTTCCACCGCCCCACATTCTCGCCTTAAAATTTCCAAACTCTAAACTCCCTTCAAACTTAGCTTAAAAAGTCATTATGATTGAATATCATAGCGCAAAAATAAGGCGATTTTGACTAGAATAGCGCTTCTATTGTTGTTGGTTGAGATGAGTTTAATGAAAGGAAAATCATGCATTCGTTTGGGAATTACATGCAAGAGTGGCTTTATGGAGAAAAGGGGTATTACAAAAAAGCACTAATCGGTCAAAAAGGGGATTTTTACACTTCGGTGTCTTTGAGTAAGTTTTTTGGGGGCGCTGTTGCGTTTTATATCGTCAAGCTTTTAGAAGAAGAAAAATTATTTTTGCCTTTAAAAATTGTAGAAATTGGCGCTCATCATGGGCATTTTTTGAGCGATATAGCGAATTTTTTAAACGCTTTGAGCGTGGGCGTAATGGAAAAATGCGAGTTTGTCAGCTGCGAGCCTTTAAAGGAATTGCAAAAACTCCAACGAACCATTTTTAAACAAGCCACGCAATTGGATTTGAGTAGTTGCAGTTTAGAAGAGCTTGATTTTAAAGAAAAAAGCGCGTTTGTTGTCTCTAATGAATTGTTTGACGCATTCGCTTGCGAGATCATTAAAGATAACAAAATGCTTTTTATTGCCCATGATCATAAGGGCGTTTGGGGCACTATTGATGAACCCACTAAAGAACTTCTTAAAAATTTGGATTTAAAACAAGGGTGCGCGCCGTTATTTTTAGAGGCTTTCATTAAGGATTTGTTAGAAAAATTGGATGAGGCTTCTTCTTGGGTGTTTTTGAGCTTTGATTATGGCGATGAAATAGAGAGGAAAGACATGCATTTAAGGGCTTTTAAAAACCACCAAGCGCTGGATTTTAAGGATATTTTAAACAATCTAGCTTCTTTGTATCAAAAGAGCGATTTGACCTATGATGTCAATTTTTCTCTGGTGCGCTTTTTGTTTGAAAAACACCATGCGCAATTTTCATTCTTCAAATCGCAGGCTAACGCTTTATTGGATATGGGACTTATGGAGTTATTAGAAACATTTTCAAAGAGTGCGAGTTATGAAAGGTATTTGAAAGAAGCGGCTAAAATCAAGCCCCTAATTAGCCCTGGGGGCTTGGGGGAGCGTTTTAAAGCGTTAGAGTTTGTGAAAAAAAATAAAATGTAAAGCATTTTTACAATCTAAATAATAAAGAGTTTGCGTATTTTTAAAGGGGGGATTGGTGTCTTGGATTTTAGAATATTAAACACTAAGTATTTACTATTAAACACTACGCTTTCAAGTTTAGTTTGTGTGAAAAGTTGAGAGAGGCTAACTTGCTTTCTCAATTGAAGGTAAGAGCATCAGGACATTTTAATGAAAAAGTTTATTAAAATGCTAAGTTATAGTAAAGAAGGAAGGAATATAATACGCCTTTTGCTCTTACCTTCACCGAGCATTATACCAAAAAAAAAAAAAACGATGTTATTTGAACTTTATTTTTAACATTCTTTTTAACTTTTTTACAAAATGAGAATTTATTTATTTAGTATTGGCGCTTAAAAGAAAGAATTGCTATAATTTGAAACAATTTAAGTCTATTGATGGGATAAAAGGGGTTTTTTGAAAATTTTTCTTTCTTGCAAGTCTTTGTTGATTCAAAGGAGTTTGGAATTTTATTTGAGCGATTGCCTCTCTCCTATGGAAGTTTGCGATCTTGTTTTAAGCGATGATGGAAAGCTAGAAACCAATAAGCCCCTATGCTTTATAGAAGAGCGCTTAAGAAAGCCTTTCACTAAACAGAGCGTGAAAGAAGATATAAAAAATTTTTATCACGCTTTAAAAGAGAGCGAAAAACCTTGCGAAGAAATCCAATTTTCTAAAGAGCAAAAGATCCAGCAATTGCTAGAAGAATACACCCAAAAATTATGCCAAATCATCAGCCAGTAAAAAAATTTAAGATTATTGGGGGGGCTTGTAAGGGATTGGGCTTGAATTTGCCCAAAATTTCTAGCACGCGCCCCACGAAAGCGATCGTAAGAGAGTCGTTTTTTAACACCTTGCAAGCAGAAATTAGGGGAGCGCATTTTATAGAAGTGTTTTCAGGCAGCGCTTCTATGGGTTTAGAGGCTTTGAGTAGGGGGGCTAAAAGCGCGGTGTTTTTTGAGCAAAACAAAAGCGCTTATGCCACGCTTTTAGAAAATATTTCCCTCTTTAAAAACCGCCTGAAAAAGGAAATTGAAATTCAAACCTTTTTAGACGACGCTTTCAAGCTTTTGCCCACGCTGTGTTTAAAAAATGGCGTTTTGAATATCCTTTATTTTGATCCTCCTTTTGAAACAAGCGGGTTTTTAGGGATTTATGAAAAGTGTTTTCAAGCTTTAGAAATGTTATTGAAACGCTTTAATCCAAAAAATCTTTTAGCGGTTTTTGAGCATGAAAGCGTGCATGAAATGCCTAAAAGTCTTGTAACTTTAGCTATAATCAAACAGAAAAAATTTGGAAAAACCACTTTAACTTATTTTCAATAGGAATAGGCATGGCAGAAGAACAAGAAAATACCGCGCAACAACCTCCCAAAAAAAGCAAAGCCCTTTTATTTGTCATTATTGGAAGCGTGTTAGTGATGCTTTTATTGGTAGGGGTGATTATCATGTTGCTTATGGGGAATAAGGAAGAATCTAAAGAAAACGCTTCTAAAAACACCCAAGAAGTTCAAGCTAATCCTATGGCGAACAAAAATCAAGAGGCCAAAGAAGGCTCTAATATCCAGCAATATTTGGTGCTTGGGCCTTTGTATGCGATTGATGCGCCTTTTGCGGTGAATTTGGTTTCTCAAAATGGCAGACGCTACCTTAAGGCTTCTATCTCGTTAGAATTGAGTAATGAAAAGCTTTTAAATGAAGTCAAGGTTAAGGACACAGCGATCAAAGACACGATTATAGAAATTCTGTCGTCTAAAAGCGTGGAAGAAGTGGTTACTAACAAAGGCAAAAACAAGCTTAAAGATGAAATTAAGAGCCATTTGAATTCGTTTTTGATTGATGGCTTTATTAAAAATGTCTTTTTCACTGATTTTATCATCCAATAATTTTAAATGATTGGCATAGATATTGTTTCTATTGCTAGGATAGAAAAGTGCGTAAAACGCTTTAAAATGAAGTTTTTAGAGCGTTTCTTATCGCCAAGTGAGATTAATTTATGCAAGGATAAATCTAGCAGTATCGCCGGGTTTTTCGCGCTTAAAGAGGCTTGCTCTAAAGCCCTTCAAGTAGGCATTGGTAAGGAATTGAGCTTTTTGGATATAAAAATCTCTAAAAGCCCTAAAAACGCCCCCTTAATCACTCTTTCTAAAGAAAAAATGGATTATTTCAATATCCAAAGCTTGAGCGCAAGCATCAGCCATGACGCTGGTTTTGCGATAGCGGTTGTAATGGTTTCTTCATCAAGTTGATAAATAACGCATTCTAAAACTAACATTCTGTTTTAAAAAGCGCCCCGCTTTCATGGCAAAGCGAAGAAGTGCATAATCTCACAAGCTCTCGAACGGCTGGAATGTTTGGTAAGCATGCAGGCATTAGCATGCAGGGCAATTGGATCAACAGGCAAGATTTTAAGCAAAACAGCCCTACAAAGGCGCGAAATTACTTGCTTGATGCGGTTTATAAGATTAATGCGACCAACACTTTTAAGGTTTAATCTTTATGGCTGTAGCGGTTTAAGCAGTTGGGTATAAAAAACAACCCTTTGTTTTAAATGTTCTCTTAGAGCGCGGTAATTAGGGCAAAAGATTTCCACGCAACGCCAGAAATTTTTAGAATGGTTTTTGTGGATCGTGTGGGCGAGCTCATGGATGATGACATAATCAATCGCTTCTTTTTTGGCGCAAACCAATAATAATGCAAAACTCAAGCGGTTATGATAAGAGCAACTCCCCAAAACTTTAGCGTTGTTTCTAACGCTAAAATGGGTGTATGAAGTTTGCATTTTTTGAGCGCTTAAAGGGAGTTTCTGCTCCAAATAAGTTTTTAAGATTTTTTTAAGCTCTGTTAGGGTGTAATCGTTAGCGTTTTTCACCTCATCAAACACAAGGATTTTGTTTTGATAGGTTTCTAAGCGCGAGTGTAAAAGGGAGTATTTTTCTTGCATGGCTGAAAGGGTTTTTTGTAGCCAAGCTTTCTGTTCTTTTAAAAAAGCATGCGCTCTATTTTGAGGGCAAGAATCAGGCATTTTTAGAATCACTTCTAAAGAGGGCGTGATGTTCAAGCTTAGGGTTTTGATTTTTTTACTTTTTTGGATGGTAATAGGAATATCATCTAACATAATGCGTATTTTACTAAAATTTGCGCTAGAATGTGAGTCTGTTTGATATTGATTTTATTTGCATTAAGAATTAAGGCTAACATGCGTGTTTTTATTATTCATTTAAGCCCAAAAACCTGTCAAAATTTTTCTTTAAAAGAAACTCATATAACCCCCCTTTTAGAGAGCCTTAAACTTCAAGGGATCTCTTATGAAATTTTTGATGCGATCTATTCTAAAATCTCTCCCACTCAATTACACTCCTTGATTTTAGAGCATTTGCACCCTTCTTTTATGGTTGAAGATTTATGGGCTTTTTGCAAGAATGAAAAACACCCCCCTTGCGCGTTAAAAAATTTCTTTTACGCGCTCAAGCATTGCGGGAAGAGGATGGGGTTTGGGGAGCTTGGGTGCTATGCGAGCCATTATTCATTGTGGCAAAAATGCATAGAACTCAACGAAGCGATCTGTATTTTAGAAGATGATATTATTGTGAAAGAGTATTTTAAAGAGAGCCTGGAGTTTTGTTACCAACACATCAACGAGTTAGGCTATATCCGTTTGATGCATTTAGAAGAAAATGTGGCCAAACAAAAAACTCTTATTAAAGGGGTTTCTCAAATCTTAAATTTTAAAGATGGCATTGGCACTCAAGGGTATGTTTTAGCCCCAAAAGCCGCGCAAAAATTGTTGAAATACAGCACGAAAGAATGGGTGATGCCTATAGATTGCGTGATGGATAGGCATTATTGGCATGGGGTCAAAAACTATGTGTTAGAAGAATTTGCGATTGCTTGCGATGGAATGAACACTCAAAACTCCAACACAGAAAAACAAAGGCCTAAAAAATTACCTTTAAGCATTAGGATTGGCCGTTCTTTACATAAAAGCGCGCTTAAACAATGGAATGTTTTGAGATCATTTTTTCCCCATCAATGATCAAGTAATAATCGTTATTAAACATGCTATATTTGTTGTTTTTATAACACTTAATATTATTGAATAAAACGAGGGAGTTAGAATGATCTTAAAACGAGTTACTGAAGCTTTAGAAGCGTATAAAAATGGCGAAATGCTTATTGTTATGGATGATGAAGACAGAGAAAATGAGGGGGATTTGGTTTTAGCTGGGATTTTTTCCACCCCTGAGAAAATCAATTTCATGGCCACGCATGCTAGGGGGTTGATTTGCGTGTCTTTGACCAAAGATTTAGCGAATAAATTTGAATTACCCCCTATGGTTAGCGTGAATGATTCTAACCATGAGACCGCTTTCACGGTTTCCATTGACGCTAAAGAAGCCAAAACCGGGATTTCTGCTTTTGAAAGGCATTTAACGATTGAATTATTGTGTAAAGACACCACCAAGCCTAGCGATTTTGTGCGCCCGGGGCATATTTTCCCTTTAATCGCCAAAGATGGAGGCGTGTTAGCGCGCACGGGCCATACTGAAGCGAGCGTGGATTTATGCAAATTGGCTGGATTAAAGCCTGTGAGCGTGATTTGTGAAATCATGAAAGAAGACGGCTCTATGGCGAGAAGGGGGGATAAATTTTTGAGCGATTTTGCCCTAAAGCACAATCTCAAAACTCTCTATGTTTCTGATTTGATTAGCTATCGTTTAGAAAATGAAAGTTTGCTGAAAATGTTTTGCCAAGAAGAAAGGGAATTTTTAAAACACCAAACGCAATGCTACACTTTTTTAGACCACCAGCAAAAAAACCATTACGCTTTTAAGTTTAAGGGCGCAAAAACCAATGATTTAGCCCCTTTAGTGCGTTTCCACCCTATCAAAGAGGATTTTGATTTTTTAACGACTGGCGCGTTTGAAGTGTTTTTTAAGGCTTTAGAATATTTAAAGCGCGAAGGGGGTTATTTGATCTTTATGAACACGCATTCTAAAGAAAACAATATCGTTAAAGATTTTGGGATTGGGGCGTTAGTGTTAAAGAATTTGGGGATAAAGGATTTCAGGCTTTTAAGCTCTTCTGAAGATAGGCAGTATAAGGCTTTGAGCGGGTTTGGGCTTAAGCTTGTAGAAACGATTAGCCTTTGAGGCTTGTTGAGTCTTATTGAATGTGTTGTAATGTTTTTAAGGTATAATAAACTCTTTTTAAGTCAAGCAATAAAGTTTGCAACCTGATGAAAGTAATAATAGAGTTTATGCTGATTTCATTAAAAACATTCCTAAAAATATTATTGAAAATATTCCTAAAAACATTCCAAAAGATTTGGATGGTTTTGGTTATTATTTGGGGGTTAGGCTGTAGTTTTTTAAACGCTAACAGCGTTCAATTAGAAGAAACGCTCAGACGAAATCCTAAAAATTTTATTTGGCAACACTTTAAAAAGAGGTTTAAAAAGAGCAACACGATCCCTTATGCCCCAAATAGCCGTTGGAAATATTTAGGCACGAGTGTTGGGATTTTAGGCGTGTCTTTGGTGATAGGGATTGTGGGGTTGTATCTCATGCCAGAGAGCGTAACGAATTGGGATAGAGAAAAATTTGGGATCAAGAGTTGGTTTGAAAATGTCCGCATGGGGCCAAAACTGGACAATGATAGTTTTATTTTCAATGAAATTTTGCACCCTTATTTTGGGGCTATGTATTATATGCAACCGCGCATGGCTGGGTTTGGTTGGATGGCATCAGCGTTTTTTTCTTTTATCACTTCTACGCTTTTTTGGGAATATGGCTTGGAAGCGTTTGTGGAAGTGCCTAGCTGGCAGGATCTAGTGATCACGCCCTTATTAGGCTCCATTTTAGGGGAAGGGTTTTATCAGCTCACGCGCTATATCCAACGCAACGAAGGCAAGCTTTTTGGCTCTTTATTTTTAGGGCGTTTGGTTATCGCTCTTATGGATCCTATCGGTTTTGTGATTAGGGATTTAGGGCTTGGGGAAGCTTTAGGGATTCATAATAAACATGAAATCCATTCTAGCTTAAGCCCCAATGGTTTGAATTTGACTTACAAATTTTAAAGGAGTAGCCCGCATCAAGCGATTTTAAAAACATTTTTATCGGCACAAATTATAAAGAGTTTTGATAGAATACCTTTTTTTAAAGATGCGTTTTTAAAACTAATTTTAGGAGTATCCTTGAAACGATTAGAAGTTTCTAACCAAGCCAAATTACCCACTCAATTTGGGGAGTTTTGTATCCAGTGTTTTAGAGAAAAGGGTTCTAATGGCTCTAAAGATCATTTAGTGGTTTTCACCCCTAATTTTTCTCAAAACCCCTTAGTGCGTTTGCATTCAGAATGCTTGACCGGCGACGCTCTAGGCTCTCAAAAATGCGATTGCGGGGGGGCGTTGCAAATGGCGTTAGAAAGGATTTCTAAAGAAGGGGGGCTAGTGATTTATTTGCGCCAAGAAGGGCGTGGGATAGGGCTATTTAATAAAGTCAATGCCTACGCTTTGCAAGATAAGGGCTATGATACCATTCAAGCCAATGAAATGATAGGGTTTAAAGACGATGAAAGGGATTATAGTATTGCGGGTGAAATTTTAGAATATTACGGCATTAAAAAAATGCGCTTACTCACAAACAACCCTAAAAAAATCGCCGCTTTAGAAAAATACGCTGAGGTAACAAGAGAGAGCTTGATCGTGTGCGCTAATGAGCACAATCAAGGGTATTTGGAAGTCAAAAAGCTCAAAATGGGGCATTTATTGTGAAAACCATGAGCGCTTTAAAGAGGTTTTAAAATATTAAAATCATGCTTTTAAAGATTTAATATAAGGGTAAATGATGGTAGAAGTGCGATTTTTTGGACCCATAAAAGAAGAAAGTTTTTTCACCAAAGCGAGTGATTTAAAGGAATTAAGAGCGATTTTACAAGAAAAAGAGGGCTTAAAAGAGTGGTTGGGCGTTTGCGCGATAGCCCTTAATGATCGTTTAATAGACAATTTAAACACGCCTTTAAAAGAGGGCGATGTGGTAAGTTTGTTGCCACCGGTTTGTGGGGGCTAGGTGTTAAAAATCATTCAAGGGGCATTAGATACTGACAAGCTTTTAAAAGCCTACCAAGAGGAAGCTTGCGCGAAAAACTTTGGAGCGTTTTGCGTGTTTGTTGGGATTGTGAGAGGAGAGGATAATATTCAAGGCTTGAGTTTTGATATTTATGAAGCGCTATTAAAGACTTGGTTTGAAAAATGGCACCATAAAGCCAAAGATTTGGGCGTGGTGTTAAAAATGGCGCATAGCTTGGGCGATGTTTTGATAGGACAAAGCTCATTTTTATGCGTTTTAATGGGAAAGAATAGAAAAAATGCCTTAGAACTATACCAAGATTTTATTGAAGATTTTAAGCATAACGCCCCTATTTGGAAATACGATTTAATCCACAATAAACGCATCTACGCTAAAGAAAGAAGCCACCTTTTAAAAGGGAGTGGGCTTTTAGCTTAAAAAGGAGTTAAAATGCAAACGATTCATATAGGCGTTTTGAGCGCAAGCGATAGAGCGTCAAAAGGGATTTATGAAGATTTAAGCGGTAAGGCGATACAAGAAGTGTTGAGCGAATATCTGCTCAATCCTTTAGAATTTCATTACGAAATTGTCGCTGATGAAAGGGATTTAATTGAAAAATCGCTGATTAAAATGTGCGATGAATACCAATGCGATCTAGTCGTTACTACAGGAGGCACAGGCCCTGCTTTAAGAGATATAACCCCAGAAGCCACAGAAAAAGTGTGCCAAAAAATGCTTCCTGGTTTTGGAGAGCTTATGCGAATGACTAGTTTAAAATATGTGCCTACAGCGATTCTATCGCGCCAGAGCGCTGGTGTTAGGAATAAGAGTTTGATTGTCAATCTCCCTGGTAAGCCAAAAAGTATTAGAGAATGCTTAGAAGCGGTTTTTCCAGCGATTCCTTATTGCGTGGATTTGATTTTAGGAAATTATATGCAAGTGAATGAAAAAAACATTCAAGCGTTTCGCCCCAAACAATAAGGTAAAAAAATGCCGCTCACTCATTTGAATGAAGAAAATCAGCCTAAAATGGTGGATATAGGGGATAAAGAAACCACTGAAAGAATCGCTTTAGCAAGCGGCCGCATCAGCATGAATAAAGAGGCTTATGACGCTATTGTTAATCATTGCGTCAAAAAGGGTCCGGTGTTACAGACTGCTATTATTGCTGGGATTATGGGGGCTAAAAAGACAAGCGAGCTCATTCCCATGTGCCATTCAATCATGCTCAATGGGGTGGATATTGATATTTTAGAAGAAAAAGAAACTCATAGTTTTAAACTCTATGCGAGAGTCAAAACTCAAGCTAAAACGGGCGTAGAAATGGAAGCGCTAATGAGTGTGAGTATAGGGCTCTTAACCATTTATGACATGGTGAAAGCCATTGATAAGAGCATGACAATTAGCGGTGTGATGTTGGAGCATAAAAGTGGAGGCAAAAGTGGGGATTATAACGCTAAAAAATAGAAAAAGACTAAATAATCTAAAGATGTTAGGGTAAAATAACATTTTGACAACAAAAGCGTGTTGGTTGCTTCGGGTTTGTTGTTATGGAAGTCTAAAATATTACAATCAAGGATAGAACGATGAAAGCAAACAATCATTTTAAAGATTTTGCATGGAAAAAATGCCTTTTAGGCGCGAGCGTGGTGGCTTTATTAGTGGGATGCAGCCCGCATATTATTGAAACCAATGAAGTCACTTTGAAATTGAATTACCATCCAGCTAGCGAGAAAGTTCAAGCGTTAGACGAGAAGATTCTACTTTTAAGGCCAGCTTTTCAATACAGCGATAATATTGCTAAAGAGTATGAAAACAAATTCAAGAATCAAACCGCAATCAAGGTTGAACAGATTTTGCAAAATCAAGGCTATAAGGTTATTAATGTGGATAGCAGCGATAAAGACGATTTTTCTTTTGCACAAAAAAAAGAAGGGTATTTGGCCGTCGCTATGAATGGCGAAATTGTTTTACGCCCCGATCCTAAAAGAACCATACAGAAAAAATCAGAACCCGGGTTATTATTCTCCACTGGTTTGGATAAAATGGAAGGGGTTTTAATCTCGGCTGGGTTTATCAAAGTTACCATACTAGAGCCTATGAGTGGGGAGTCTTTAGATTCTTTTACGATGGATTTGAGCGAGTTGGACATTCAAGAAAAATTCTTAAAAACCACTCATTCAAGCCATAGCGGGGGGTTAGTTAGCACTATGGTTAAGGGAACGGATAATTCTAATGATGCGATCAAGAGCGCTTTGAATAAGATTTTTGCAAATATCATGCAAGAAATAGACAAAAAACTCACTCAAAAGAATTTAGAATCTTATCAAAAAGACGCCAAGGAATTGAAAACCAAGAGAAACCGATAAAAGCAAATACACACAAGAAGAACGCTTGAACAAACTGCTTAAAAAGGGGTTTTTAGCGTTCTTTTTGAGCGTGTATTTAAGGGCTGATGATCTGGTTACTTACACAATCACCAAAGAAGAAGATCTAGGATACCAGCGGTTTTTAGCAAAGAAGTGTTTAAGGGGTAAAACCCATTCTCCATGTTTCACTGAGCCTAAAAAGCCCAATAAAAAACTTTTTAACATAGACAA contains:
- a CDS encoding MBL fold metallo-hydrolase, with the protein product MEILRRECGAVEENAYIVKLSSGIDFIIDPGFSSSEWVLENAKNPKAILITHGHYDHVWDSAQLSKLLKNTPIYAPKDDVFMLENDIFHLGMPVFSPNFSVPCNKGCTTLEIENTTIKYWHFPGHTPGCSIIEIEGVIFSGDFIFYRSIGRYDFPYSNEKDMKESLLRFQNLDFPKDIEIYPGHGDKTSFFAEREHSKIWVSRMA
- a CDS encoding class I SAM-dependent methyltransferase, with the translated sequence MHSFGNYMQEWLYGEKGYYKKALIGQKGDFYTSVSLSKFFGGAVAFYIVKLLEEEKLFLPLKIVEIGAHHGHFLSDIANFLNALSVGVMEKCEFVSCEPLKELQKLQRTIFKQATQLDLSSCSLEELDFKEKSAFVVSNELFDAFACEIIKDNKMLFIAHDHKGVWGTIDEPTKELLKNLDLKQGCAPLFLEAFIKDLLEKLDEASSWVFLSFDYGDEIERKDMHLRAFKNHQALDFKDILNNLASLYQKSDLTYDVNFSLVRFLFEKHHAQFSFFKSQANALLDMGLMELLETFSKSASYERYLKEAAKIKPLISPGGLGERFKALEFVKKNKM
- the rsmD gene encoding 16S rRNA (guanine(966)-N(2))-methyltransferase RsmD — encoded protein: MPNHQPVKKFKIIGGACKGLGLNLPKISSTRPTKAIVRESFFNTLQAEIRGAHFIEVFSGSASMGLEALSRGAKSAVFFEQNKSAYATLLENISLFKNRLKKEIEIQTFLDDAFKLLPTLCLKNGVLNILYFDPPFETSGFLGIYEKCFQALEMLLKRFNPKNLLAVFEHESVHEMPKSLVTLAIIKQKKFGKTTLTYFQ
- the fliL gene encoding flagellar basal body-associated protein FliL, whose product is MAEEQENTAQQPPKKSKALLFVIIGSVLVMLLLVGVIIMLLMGNKEESKENASKNTQEVQANPMANKNQEAKEGSNIQQYLVLGPLYAIDAPFAVNLVSQNGRRYLKASISLELSNEKLLNEVKVKDTAIKDTIIEILSSKSVEEVVTNKGKNKLKDEIKSHLNSFLIDGFIKNVFFTDFIIQ
- the acpS gene encoding holo-ACP synthase; this encodes MIGIDIVSIARIEKCVKRFKMKFLERFLSPSEINLCKDKSSSIAGFFALKEACSKALQVGIGKELSFLDIKISKSPKNAPLITLSKEKMDYFNIQSLSASISHDAGFAIAVVMVSSSS
- a CDS encoding M48 family metallopeptidase, translated to MLDDIPITIQKSKKIKTLSLNITPSLEVILKMPDSCPQNRAHAFLKEQKAWLQKTLSAMQEKYSLLHSRLETYQNKILVFDEVKNANDYTLTELKKILKTYLEQKLPLSAQKMQTSYTHFSVRNNAKVLGSCSYHNRLSFALLLVCAKKEAIDYVIIHELAHTIHKNHSKNFWRCVEIFCPNYRALREHLKQRVVFYTQLLKPLQP
- a CDS encoding glycosyltransferase family 25 protein; the protein is MRVFIIHLSPKTCQNFSLKETHITPLLESLKLQGISYEIFDAIYSKISPTQLHSLILEHLHPSFMVEDLWAFCKNEKHPPCALKNFFYALKHCGKRMGFGELGCYASHYSLWQKCIELNEAICILEDDIIVKEYFKESLEFCYQHINELGYIRLMHLEENVAKQKTLIKGVSQILNFKDGIGTQGYVLAPKAAQKLLKYSTKEWVMPIDCVMDRHYWHGVKNYVLEEFAIACDGMNTQNSNTEKQRPKKLPLSIRIGRSLHKSALKQWNVLRSFFPHQ
- a CDS encoding bifunctional 3,4-dihydroxy-2-butanone 4-phosphate synthase/GTP cyclohydrolase II; this translates as MILKRVTEALEAYKNGEMLIVMDDEDRENEGDLVLAGIFSTPEKINFMATHARGLICVSLTKDLANKFELPPMVSVNDSNHETAFTVSIDAKEAKTGISAFERHLTIELLCKDTTKPSDFVRPGHIFPLIAKDGGVLARTGHTEASVDLCKLAGLKPVSVICEIMKEDGSMARRGDKFLSDFALKHNLKTLYVSDLISYRLENESLLKMFCQEEREFLKHQTQCYTFLDHQQKNHYAFKFKGAKTNDLAPLVRFHPIKEDFDFLTTGAFEVFFKALEYLKREGGYLIFMNTHSKENNIVKDFGIGALVLKNLGIKDFRLLSSSEDRQYKALSGFGLKLVETISL
- a CDS encoding DUF3943 domain-containing protein; amino-acid sequence: MVLVIIWGLGCSFLNANSVQLEETLRRNPKNFIWQHFKKRFKKSNTIPYAPNSRWKYLGTSVGILGVSLVIGIVGLYLMPESVTNWDREKFGIKSWFENVRMGPKLDNDSFIFNEILHPYFGAMYYMQPRMAGFGWMASAFFSFITSTLFWEYGLEAFVEVPSWQDLVITPLLGSILGEGFYQLTRYIQRNEGKLFGSLFLGRLVIALMDPIGFVIRDLGLGEALGIHNKHEIHSSLSPNGLNLTYKF
- the ribA gene encoding GTP cyclohydrolase II, giving the protein MKRLEVSNQAKLPTQFGEFCIQCFREKGSNGSKDHLVVFTPNFSQNPLVRLHSECLTGDALGSQKCDCGGALQMALERISKEGGLVIYLRQEGRGIGLFNKVNAYALQDKGYDTIQANEMIGFKDDERDYSIAGEILEYYGIKKMRLLTNNPKKIAALEKYAEVTRESLIVCANEHNQGYLEVKKLKMGHLL
- a CDS encoding MoaD/ThiS family protein — encoded protein: MVEVRFFGPIKEESFFTKASDLKELRAILQEKEGLKEWLGVCAIALNDRLIDNLNTPLKEGDVVSLLPPVCGG
- a CDS encoding molybdopterin synthase catalytic subunit, giving the protein MLKIIQGALDTDKLLKAYQEEACAKNFGAFCVFVGIVRGEDNIQGLSFDIYEALLKTWFEKWHHKAKDLGVVLKMAHSLGDVLIGQSSFLCVLMGKNRKNALELYQDFIEDFKHNAPIWKYDLIHNKRIYAKERSHLLKGSGLLA
- the mog gene encoding molybdopterin adenylyltransferase, producing MQTIHIGVLSASDRASKGIYEDLSGKAIQEVLSEYLLNPLEFHYEIVADERDLIEKSLIKMCDEYQCDLVVTTGGTGPALRDITPEATEKVCQKMLPGFGELMRMTSLKYVPTAILSRQSAGVRNKSLIVNLPGKPKSIRECLEAVFPAIPYCVDLILGNYMQVNEKNIQAFRPKQ
- the moaC gene encoding cyclic pyranopterin monophosphate synthase MoaC produces the protein MPLTHLNEENQPKMVDIGDKETTERIALASGRISMNKEAYDAIVNHCVKKGPVLQTAIIAGIMGAKKTSELIPMCHSIMLNGVDIDILEEKETHSFKLYARVKTQAKTGVEMEALMSVSIGLLTIYDMVKAIDKSMTISGVMLEHKSGGKSGDYNAKK
- the hpaA gene encoding flagellar sheath lipoprotein HpaA, encoding MKANNHFKDFAWKKCLLGASVVALLVGCSPHIIETNEVTLKLNYHPASEKVQALDEKILLLRPAFQYSDNIAKEYENKFKNQTAIKVEQILQNQGYKVINVDSSDKDDFSFAQKKEGYLAVAMNGEIVLRPDPKRTIQKKSEPGLLFSTGLDKMEGVLISAGFIKVTILEPMSGESLDSFTMDLSELDIQEKFLKTTHSSHSGGLVSTMVKGTDNSNDAIKSALNKIFANIMQEIDKKLTQKNLESYQKDAKELKTKRNR